CAAAGCATAGAGAGTCTCAGCAACCTCTTCCTCATCTTTTGTGATGGGCCCAGAAACAACTTCTCTTGGGGTCCATTGTCGTCTTATTCCTTGTTTCTGCAAAAGCATAAAATTCCAAGCAAAAGGTGAAGGAACAGAAAATGCTGAGAAATTAAACCAACAGAGCAAAAGTGTCAAGTTTTGAAACTGGCAAACACAGCCCACAGATGTCTTAGTTACAACACTCACTTTGGACTTCTTTACACTATCCTTTTTGAGAGATTCTATTCCATCCACCTTATTCTTCACCTTTTCTGAATCAAGTAACATGGATTCGCGACCCCGTTTCTTCGTGGCTATGtaatttcaaaatacaaaacaaaaaaaatcataatatttttagcAAACAATATTTTTTCCCCACTTTCTACACAAGATTGCAtgcagaagaagaaaactaCTTGGTCAATTAAAAGCTTATAGTACATTAAAATATCAGTGGAACTAAAACGATTGCAATAATTCACGAGTAAAATAAAAAGACCAAAACTAAATCCGTAGTCCAACAATTGCAACAAACAAacagaggaaaagaaaaggaaaaacaaaagcGCTTCTCAGAGATTGCTCAGACTCTAATCCAAAATCAACAATAGCAGAGAATTACACAGGAAAATGCATATTATGCATACATTAGAAACGCTGGGTTTCGAATTTGAAACTCACGCACCTGAACGTAGCTTCCGTGGAACAGAGGCACCGTTGCAGTCATTAAAAAACTGTCAAATCATTCAGAGTAGAGAAAGAAccaaacacaagaaactcttcagTGAGAAAAACATCCCCGAATTAAAAAGtaagcaaataaataaaaaataaaaacccacTTCCTTAtatgcttttagtatcaattttacattcaaaatGAAGTTTCAATTCTCAATaatctatataataaaatttcgTCAAAAATAATGTGATTATCCagataaataaatttctaattCTGAATGAAAAACACACGAAAACGCAACATGTAAGTTTCTTTCGGCGATTCTaccagaaaataaaattgaaatatactTCTCTAAAACAGTTTCCAAGTAAACTAAAATTGTCTTCcagaaaaattaattagagaTAAAGTTTGTATAAATTAGTgtagaataaattaattttaacctttattttttcaacttaaatttCGTTTATAAAACTCTACTTGGAAAAAAATCGTACAAAATTAGGCATGAAACAGAATATTAAGCACATAACAAGAAGAAGATACATTTCTATGAAGCTTGAATCTCTTGGTGGTGGCAATGAGAGCCGAAGAAGAGTCAcgtgtttgttgttgttgttgctgttgagAGACATGGCAACTCATTTGAAAGCTCGTCGACGCCGTTCCCACCGCACTCAAGCTTCTCaccttttccttcttcaatTTCTCCGAGAATCGAAGGTCGCCACGGCTGAAAACTACGCCTCACAAACCAAAACAGGTAAGAACGCAGGGAAACAAGAGAGAAAAACGAAGAACACAAAGCGTTATCTGCAAACTCTTCGTTATCGTAaaagattaagaaaaagaaaaaagaaaaaagagagacaGGAATAACGACAAATGTAAAATAGGTTTTGTCTGGTAGCGCAGAAAAAGTTGGTGCTGTGTAATTTACCAGCGAGGAGGTTGTGTTTGTGCTTGTGCTTGTGTCGTCGCTTGTTCGTGCTTGAGAACACACTGCTTCCACGCCTCACGTTTCGAGCTTTGTCCATTTCTCCACggaaaaataacaaacaaacaacaagagctacaataataacaataataataataagttatagGAATAATATCGTAGCGAAAATAGTGATAAGTGAAAGAGAAGGTTGAGTGGTATGGAAGGTGTTTGATGTAATGTCCGGtgaagttgaagttgaagttgaagtgGAAGGGTTGAGAGAGACAAAAAGGAAGTGAGATTGTACGGTGCTTACTTGTTTACATGTTAAGACTACAAACACAGTGGTTGGTTTTGgcttttggtttttggtttttggttgaGTTCAGTGGAAAAGAAGGCAGAGAAAGTAATTGGTGCCTCGTGTTCAGAGAATCAGGTTCTTTTTTTAAGTAAAGGTATGTGGCAGAGCAAAACACACCCAAAAGTCAGAAGAAGAGTGCCAAAGATCTAACCACCAATAAAAGGCAAGAAAATTTCAGATTTATGGttcttaacaattttatttagttatgatttccaaaaaattaaacaaaatggGTCAAGAAATTAATGTTGGAGACATTAATTTCATGCTATGACTATGGAGATTGTTAAATGAGCATGGAAATTGTAGGGTACGGTTGTAGGGAAAAAAAGTGTGAATTTTGAAACCTtgaacaaaagagaaataattatccaaaaatattattttacacaCATAAATTCTTTTTACCTTCATttcacatatataaaaaaatatgtataattttttttatttttaattattttatttttatattgtatatcaaataaatgtaaaaatatattatcttatcGTTATATCtatcaaaagaataaaacaaaagaaaaagagaataggAAGATTGAAAATGTTGATGGTAAGTTTTGATTGAACATTGAAGTGTGAGAAATGATTCTGTGGAAAAAAGAAAGAGGCTTTGGGTTAAGTTGCATGTAATAGCGATTCTTCTTCTTTAATCCGATAGGTAGTTACCTAAGTCTTTTCAATGTTGTCTCATTAGGATTTCAAATTcgcttctttttcttgttttgctTTATTTTGCACTTTTctgctttttttattttatttcaattttaattataatgataaaaaaaaagttaattatcaaaatattccTTGTACAACGTAAGAGAAACTGCCCAATTGCGtggatttatttttgtttgatagTGTGGAGAAGTTACTTTTAGCATGTTtagatacttttttttaatagaaaaaaaatctataaattaaaattattttgtaagaaatttgtctatatgattttcaaaaaatttatttttaatttatacctaagctttttttccttatattttcattcaaatcGTTCCAAAAAATTTACAGATATTCCACGCTAACTACTTATACGAACCATTATATGAACCATTTGTGGTGATTTTTCAAGGTTTATTAAGGAGTTTTAAACGTCAGGAaaatttctaataataaaataataaaagaaattgtcaATTTTAGAAAGTTTTCGAGCTGAAGTcaatttttgaatattttttaatggaaAAAACAAATTTAGTGCAAGTGGCAGGGCGATTTTTGTAGTATGCATTGAGTATattgatatttgatttgttattaaatttaattatagttagtgaatataaaacttttaaaatgattattttacaAGGCGATTTCACTGTTCCTACTATCTCTTGActcttataaataatattttaacataaaaaatttacatttatttgatattattttttttattatttaatttttaaaaatatatgtataatttcacttttttataattatataaatgtatcACTTTATCATTTCTATTACCAAATTGGTGTTCTTAAATAAATGATTCGACTGGGctacttaaaaaaattgaatttggttGACGTAATTTGTTTTCCAAATTACAACATTTCAGCCTGAGGGCTAATGTGTTTTCCTGAccagttttaaaagaaaattaaaaataaaaataattaaatttaaataaaatattttttaatttcgagtgatattaataaaattaatttaagttttaaatatattgatttataatatatgttcattttctctatttttggAAGATAAATGTTggaattatttttatacaaacTATACTCAtcctttatcataaataattttccTCAAGGGAATATGAATAATCTAACTCTCCTTTTAATCATTTAGAAATTCAAACTTgatatcatttattaaaatgaacTCACTTACTTGAAGGTTAATTTTCACTCATAATTCAATTAAGAGCATTTATACTATCCATGagatatttaagaaaaattaggTATAGAAGTTACATTAGACCATTATCGAAAGTACTGCTTACCCAATCCTTTGATTTGGTCCCTGCACTTTGAAACTTCTTACGGGTTTTTTCTTCATGCACCtctataatttctaaaataatcattttatctttataaaagtGGCTTCCGAAGTATTCATTTCAAAAACCTTCTTATAACAAAAATGATGTAATATTAACAATGAAtgtattttagtctttttatttttaatatgagatgCAGTTAGTAATATGGAGGTGCAGGAAAAAAATCCTTATTAAGTTCGACCCTTGGCCCTAAATATAGAAGCCCGGCCCAATTTGACTTTGGACTTTGCAGGAAAAAAATCCTtattactccctccaccaccatgtcttgcttcctgcacctccacaacttttcttattttcaaaactaaccTTATCTAAATACGGTACCAACTTTGACCATATGTCAATCACTTTTACCAAATCcacttcttttttattaatattcacTCTTAAAGCTTAAAGATTAAAGAGGCTAATATGTATATTCTGCACCAAATTCATGCTTATCTTATCTACCCAACCACCATGATGTAAGAGTATGTAACGTAGATACCATTTTCGTTCACCTTCAACTTCCTTTATGTTAATATTTCTGTTTCTATGTTTCTCTTATATATactatgttttaaaatatttttgttttgtataattcggaaatcatttttattttcaaattctacaacctattttttttttataacttttatgtaattaactttagtttatataatataaaagtaatttttttttgcataaaaaCCATGGCATGTGGGCCAGTTTAGTTTCTTAACTACGGGGTTGTAGAAAAACAATGAAGGGAAACGGATGCTCATATCCGTTTGTCATTAAACGGATTCTTATATCCGTAAATGGATGTGCACGTCCGTTTTTTAAacagaattttaaattataaaaacataatatatctatatattattaatataattaaactaacttcataaatatataaataatgtaaaaattaataactctaaattaatattttgacattataaaattattgagaATTCTTCAATGGATATGAAAATTCGTAAACGGATATCAACATTTGTTAAAGGTTAAATgatgaaaagtaattttttttaatcatccAACTTTGATGTTAACTGAGGATAAATTGAGGATGTGGTGGTGCAGGAAAAAGGAcgtggtggtgtagggagaaaCACTCCACTTCATTTTGTTACTAGGCTACAATAGACGAGAGTGTATGTAGAAGAAAAAACGttctttttcataaaaaaaaataatcatattttataagTGTATCTTTTGACGgatagacaaaaaaaattcacactTACATTTTCTTGATaaataaaacacatttttacaaattaaatttgacATAACCTGTAATGAACAACGTAatctaaaatttgtttatttattctctatactataataatttatttgtcgTATATAACAAATTTCCATAACATGGATACATACATTGTTTATTCTTTACAAAAAAGAATACACTTTTGATTCCTTTAGAAATCTTCAACACTTTTATAATCTATACcttgaaggaaagaaaaagggaCCCACTTTAATggaatatattagttttaagaGGGCTAATAAATACAACAACACTTCTCTCGTTTAACTCTTCCATGCAACTATGGCTATAAATACAACTACACTTTTTCTCCTCATTCACATAGCAACTCACAAAACCTTTTTCATTCTCATCTTCAAAACTCACCTTCATGGCCATTTTCAAGGCTCTTCTATTTTCAATTCTCATTTCTCAAATCATTGTAATTCTCGTGGAATCGGATACAATGGTAAACTTAACTTTTtcctttaatatatatacatagggTTATAATCTTCTTTCAATTTCATacaaatcatattatatatatatatatatatatatatatatatatatatatatgttgaaacTTTGCTTCTCTATGTCTTTTTTTCCCGACCAATCTTCAAAATTACatgatgttttgttttcttaaacaTCGCAGGTTATTATCAAGAACCCATTAGAACAACCAAGTCCTAGCCCTTCTTCTTCACCTCCAACCATAGGTACAAGTTCTTTAAGTAAACACTAAAGTTAACCTTTGATGTTACATAGATGATGTTTTAagaactttttttcttttttttttatgttacgTAGATTGTGATGGTGAATGCAATAGAAGGTGTCAATTATCATCAAGACCAAATCTATGTAAAAGGGCATGTGGAACTTGTTGTGAAAGATGCAATTGTGTGCCTTCGGGTACTAGTGGCCACTATGAAGAATGTCCATGCTATGCAAATTTGACTACTCATGGTGGAAGACACAAATGTCCTTAAATTAATTACACTAATTAATTGTTTtctatatatgaatataaacgTTTGTAATAATTTAGTTTGGTTGTTATATCTATGCATTTTAGGTGGTGCATAGTTACTTATTACTAAAGTGAAGTTTCTCactttgctttctttttaaGGTATTTTTCCTCATCTTTCACTCATGTCTTAAAGATACAAGAGTAAATAGTTGAATTCATCTTCAAGCATTGTtaactatttaatatatatatatatatatatatatatatatatatatatatatatatatatatatatatataaatattctttgCTTTAGAGTTAGGGTTAATTAAGTCTTGAGTCTTGAAGAATGTTGATATATTTGTATGAAGTTATGTGACCAAATTTGGGGTGAAATGAATGAAGGGAAAGAAAAGCTTAATGtttaaggaaagaaagaaaaaacataggAAACAGGTGGAATGTTGTTTGAGAGAATTTATAGGATGGTGAGGTTGAAGTAACCATCATCACATTCCTACATGGGGGCCTAGTAATGTTGGGAACCATAACTGGTGCAGGTTTTTGTCACCCTCACTCACACACAAATTCTACTCCCAACctaaatgttttttaatgactaaaataaatatttaaaaaaaaaattatttatgtattggAAGTTTTATATCATCGATTAGaaataagatcaatttaaaatatataagtaacTGCAAATCTCAAGTtagttttgtgaaattgaattaagtttaGAATCCATTATTTAACATGATATTAAAGTCTGATTTAGATTTTATCCTATCAAGATTTCTAatttgttagatatattttgaaactatatagatatttgatgtttgtttgatatattttaaaaaatacaatgtcatcttcttaaaaataatgaataaatgttttttactttttttaataaagcaAATTAGGTAAATGATGATTTTGTTAGCTATAtacttttctttataataatttgaaaattgtgtaaatgataattttgttaGCTAGCTGtacttttctttataataataattttttaaaaaagagagacaaataatgtaaatattttcataagataaaattaatttacacataaagttaaaaataaattttttgatgaATCATAAGAACTTTTATAagttcatttttatcattacaAGGAAAGTTAATTTGactttttaaaatgtttgtagAAAAATTCGTCCTCTTATGTCTTTGTTTACTTCcatttcttataatttattttggttttactTATCTACTCTTAGTTTTATCAGATAACATTTCCCATCACAGCACCTCATCCATCATATGTTCATAGAGTTGCAAGACAGGAAAAAATGCAAAGTACACACAATTTCACGTGTTAGGTTTCGTAACTTTTGCTATGTTCATTGTTGCATtctcttgttggaatatatagAAATTTAGCTAAACAATAATCTCTAAAATTCGTTAGCATTTAAATTACcatcttaaaatttttattattattcttgtattcaacattttttaaatatatgtaagttTTATCTCATTACTAATGTTATTAATCTTGAATCAACGATGTTAATATGTAACTATTTTAATCAAATGTTTTTAGTGTAAAGGtataaatattagtatattaCCACAATTTTAAAAGTACCAAAATACTTGTTAAAGctaaattaacatattttttaaacgttaaaacagtaaaaaaaatggatttacgaaaaaaagaagaagattatTTACTTTTAGATTTGGTGGGTGTAATTAATATCtcctaataattaataaatttggtGCTTATCCACCAACCAAATCTGCTCTTACATGGAAGATTTAATAATAACTAACATGATTTAGACAAGTAACATTTAATTGGAAATAATTCATTTTGTGAACATGTGATGTTCAGGATTTGTTATGACTCTatttctgaaaatttctctatTATTAGCTGAAATTACCAATTTTAGTGTCTTGTTTAACATTTCTCATGGCAtggtaaattttaaatcaatttcattgaaaaagtttcaaaaagaaaatataaaataatcagtAGAATGATTACAATTAGTTCAATGCATAAATTCCTCATATAATCTTAATCTGGCCCGTACTgccaagatatatatatatatatatatatatatatatatatatatatatatatatatatatatatatatatatatatatatatatatatatatatatatatatatagtttttttttcaatttaaaaactatGGTGATACTAAAATCATAATATTCACTCATTTTAAGCATacatgattattttaattttacaaataattgtTACCATTTagtagattttttaaaatataaaaaataaaaggagaaatatatataaaaggataaCATAGATTTTCATAATGTTAATATATTGTTGTAGGTAAAATTTTCAcgaatttacttttaatattattttaaaatgtctttttgaagataatattatatatatatatatatataaatttatgtctaTCTTTTATTTAgacttttgttttaattatatatttttatatatatatatatatatatatatatatatatatatatatatatatatatatatatatatatatatatatatatatataataagaaaaatatgttttgcaTGGTTGAGGTGagagaaaacaattaaaataaaattagtatagtaaaattcatacaataaaatataaaatagaagtATATGATTAATGAGTGATAAGGAGAcgtgaaaaatagaaatatatatatatatatatatatatatatatatatatatatataaataatacaatatgtattataattttttttaaatgatttttttgcTATCTGCATCTGTTACAATAAAtgtattatttctatttttattctcATCTAAATTGAATcttaaaatagaaagaaaaaaaagataaagtagAATACGTCAACAATAAGTGAGGTATATATATGTTCGGAATTGTTCCATGTGTAATTGCCATGCACACAAAAACAAAGCAATAGTTTGGTTGCTTGCATGTGTGAGTCAGCAGCAATCAACATCATCACCGATTGCTATTTGTCACGTATGttcgtttttaatttttcagcGAATTTTactttggtttttaattttagtttttgtatttttaagatGATGCTAAATTGTTTTTCATCCACTTTTTAACTCGgagttaactttttttaatataattccAGTCAGtttaacttattaaattaaattttattaaaattctaggaaaaaaatttcaatcaaaATTCTTCTTATAACCTTAATACATATTAAttctaaacctttaaaaaaaatattacaattgtTAGGAtcgaatttatattttaagagatTAAACTGAAaggtaattaaaaaaatgttaagctCTCTCAATTTACAGAAATATACCATATTGAAGAGATCACAAAACATAATCAGATTTACGTTAGGAAAATAATCCAACGCTTTTCAAcaaatctttattatttttattatctttattatcATCTATtcataatagaaaattataGCCATAATACAACACACGTGTGcatatctttttctttcaaacctTGTCATATATCTTCAACGATgcataaattagaataatttttagaaaaaaaattatttaaacgcGTCAGAAACATTAAGCTTCTCCTTTAAGATTTGACCCATGTTTGTATGGTTTTCAAagtgtatatataaaaaacctTAGTGACAAgctctaaaataaaaactttgtatttttaaagataCCTTCGTTATGCTGAATTCAACAACACCTAGATACTAACAATTTGTTCACTTGAATCGAATTAGGAACGAgtgatttaataaatttaagagaattttttttaatatgtgagattaatctcataaattttattttcaaattcattctcacttatctttaaattcactcaaataaaaaaaaaatttatctccaaatcctctcaaattcatttcaaattcattcaattattCTCGTCACTTCGTTTAAGTGAAGAAAGCACCAAAGttgaatattaaatacaaagtcaaatacataaattattataaataaaatggcGTAATTCTCACTGATACAAACGATGAAACATTACAACGAAGGCAAGTACAACCTTAACAGAAACTCAACATAGTTCTTAATTTTTGTAGTGTCTAAATATACATATCCACGTCAAGACTCGATGATTCAACAAGAATTGAAAAAGGGGTTCGATATTTCAGAACGTTATTCTTCACCTTTCACTCaagaacacacacacacacactatatatatatatatatatatatatatatatatatatatatattatttgatgatataatatataatatgaaagaaTTGTGCATGAAATTTAAGGGCACTTGCGTTTGCCACCACGAGTAGTTAAGCTAGCATAGCAGGGACACATTTCTTGGTTTCCAGCAGTACCAGGTGGGACGCAGTTGCAGCGACTGCAACAAGTTCCACAAGCTCTTTTGCAGAGACGAGGACGAGATGATAAACGGCACCTCGCACCGCATGCTCCTTTACAGTCTGAACATCAAAATGCAtatattcatatacttttcttcatatcttcaatttcaaattatttaataaaaaaaattgtatatatatatatatatgaaggtttaatttaatcagtttttatatatataaatatacctATCTGCTGAAGAAGAGAACCCTGCGATTGTGCTTGCACCTGCAGTTTCTCAAAACCATGCATAAAGTAGTCAGTTGTTCGTGTTGTCGTACGTATGATATATATGATTCATGAAGAAAGAAAGCGTTTGAATGTTTGTACCGATTGATTAGCATCAACGAGATGAAGCAGGAGAAGCGAGGCGAGAAGGGAAGCGAGTATGAGCTTGGAAAGAGCCATGGCTAaaggtgatgatgatgatgatgatgatgatgaagttTATGTGTTATTGGAATGAGAAGCATGAAGAGAAGGTATTTATAGTTGTGTGAGGATAGAAGGTGATAATTGTCATAAATGTGGGAATATGAAAGTGGGGCATGGCGATGTGGTGGAGCATAAGTTGGCTTTGTGTTAATGACTGGTGAAGGAAATTTGGTAACGAAAACTCAAAAGAGGTATTGGAAGCATCCAGagggatatttttttttatgtctttttccAGTTAACACATAATTATTGCATATATTAAAAAGTGTTTAAGTGGggtttcattaattaaaaaatgaaaaatcatttgCCTAAAGTTAGACATCCATTGTAAAACGATGCAAAACAAGTTTCTTTCTGGGTGAAATATGATAAGTCATTTCAACGATGCTGTAAAAATTTGGCGGCGTGTGGTTTTGGTCAAACCATGTGAGCTAAGGCAACATAAATTGgtgttttttttaggtttattaGGATGTTTTGGTCGATGTACTGTTTCTTTGGATATTATTGAGACGATCTCGGTTAATTGAATCTGACAATACATGAATATAGAATGTCTATTCATTTAGGAAACATTTTGATTGTGATGTGTGACATAACATTGTATCACataatttatgtttatgttgGTTCTAGCTAGGTTGTTGCATTATTGGGGAGGGGAAGATATTGCaagaattatgaaaaaaatgtgtGAGGGAAGTTTGATAGATGGTGATATGTGGAATTGGATGCATATAAAAAGTGTGTGGAGAAGGAAGAGGAAGTAAGTATGAATAGAAAGTAGGAAAAGGATTGCTGAAGAAAACCTTGACAGCTGTGTGCGGTGGCAACACAGCTGGATTATgctaaagaaaatgaaaaactatcATCACATATCACTTACCCCCACCCACTCCAAACTTATCAAGTACTTTCTTTCATggatttattatatttttgtgtttatcTTTATCCTAATACATTTAACTAGTTAGTTATCATGTTAGTCCAATTCACATCaaactcttttttctttttaaatatacatatgggtttaattcaatttcacagatacaaaaataatggtttatattgtattttctttaatattaaaaaacattttaaatttaagttaattttataaaataggataaggaatttataatatatctttagtcaaaatatatgtatatcatGAGACTATATATTATCGATGATTTGGTAATGAGTGACAGgtttaataaacaataaatttttaataactaGTAAAATAGTACAACAaacaatgatatattttatataactcTAATACTAAATTgactttaaatttataattcaatACTATGATATATTTTACTATGATATTACTTATATAGTAtacatttgttttatttaaattttatataaaatctcTAATATATAACTGAagtacaatttgtaaaagtggCCTGTAATATTTGTTTCGCTTTTTTTTCAAGTGATGTATATCTTAAATTGG
This window of the Vigna angularis cultivar LongXiaoDou No.4 chromosome 7, ASM1680809v1, whole genome shotgun sequence genome carries:
- the LOC108337128 gene encoding gibberellin-regulated protein 11-like, with product MAIFKALLFSILISQIIVILVESDTMVIIKNPLEQPSPSPSSSPPTIDCDGECNRRCQLSSRPNLCKRACGTCCERCNCVPSGTSGHYEECPCYANLTTHGGRHKCP
- the LOC108337129 gene encoding snakin-2; this encodes MALSKLILASLLASLLLLHLVDANQSVQAQSQGSLLQQIDCKGACGARCRLSSRPRLCKRACGTCCSRCNCVPPGTAGNQEMCPCYASLTTRGGKRKCP